One region of Sphingomonas kaistensis genomic DNA includes:
- the dcd gene encoding dCTP deaminase — protein MSILSDRWIREQAQTQGMIEPFVEAQRRDGCISYGLSSYGYDARVADEFKIFTNVDSAVVDPKDFAANSFVDRKTDVCIIPPNSFALARTVEYFRVPRDVLVICLGKSTYARCGIIVNVTPLEPGWEGHVTLEFSNTTPLPAKIYANEGACQFLFLKGNEPCEVSYADRAGKYQGQKGVTLPRL, from the coding sequence ATGAGCATCCTTTCCGACCGCTGGATCCGCGAACAGGCGCAGACCCAAGGCATGATCGAGCCGTTCGTGGAGGCCCAGCGCCGCGACGGCTGCATCAGCTACGGCCTGTCGAGCTATGGCTACGACGCCCGCGTGGCGGACGAGTTCAAGATCTTCACCAACGTCGATTCGGCGGTGGTCGACCCCAAGGATTTCGCCGCCAACAGCTTCGTCGACCGCAAGACGGATGTCTGCATCATCCCGCCCAACAGCTTCGCGCTGGCGCGGACGGTGGAATATTTCCGGGTGCCGCGCGACGTGCTGGTGATCTGCCTCGGCAAGTCGACCTATGCGCGGTGCGGGATCATCGTGAACGTCACCCCGCTCGAGCCCGGCTGGGAGGGGCATGTCACGCTGGAATTCAGCAACACCACGCCCCTGCCCGCCAAGATCTACGCCAACGAGGGGGCGTGCCAATTCCTGTTCCTGAAGGGCAATGAGCCGTGCGAGGTCAGCTATGCCGACCGCGCGGGCAAGTATCAGGGGCAGAAGGGTGTCACCCTGCCGCGACTGTGA
- a CDS encoding YegP family protein yields the protein MAHKFVIKKSSNGEYVASFEYNGEKIFWTETYKSKSSAQSAIDSIKKNGPMAEVHDAT from the coding sequence ATGGCTCACAAGTTCGTGATCAAGAAGTCGTCGAACGGCGAATATGTCGCCAGCTTCGAATATAATGGCGAAAAGATTTTCTGGACCGAGACCTACAAGAGCAAATCCTCGGCCCAGAGTGCGATCGACTCGATCAAGAAGAACGGTCCCATGGCCGAGGTTCACGACGCCACCTGA
- a CDS encoding NADPH-dependent FMN reductase: MPKTIAVLRGSPRADSLTKKLARGIELAVGDRLTFKDIEIHDLPLYNPDLEKDAAHPAWDAFRAAVKGCDGLLFVSPEWNRSVPGGLKNAIDIGSRPYGQGVFQKKPAAVVTQSTGGTGGFGCNHHLRQSMVHLDAIVLGQPEMYVGNLSADKFGEDGRVSDSGLKKLIDGFADTFVAWVDKQG, encoded by the coding sequence ATGCCCAAGACCATCGCCGTCCTCCGCGGCAGCCCGCGTGCCGACAGCCTGACCAAGAAGCTTGCCCGGGGCATCGAACTGGCGGTCGGCGACCGGCTGACGTTCAAGGACATCGAGATCCACGACCTGCCGCTCTACAATCCCGATCTCGAGAAGGATGCGGCCCACCCCGCCTGGGACGCCTTCCGCGCCGCGGTTAAGGGTTGCGACGGCCTGCTGTTCGTCAGCCCCGAATGGAACCGCTCGGTCCCCGGCGGCCTCAAGAACGCCATCGACATCGGCTCGCGGCCCTACGGCCAGGGCGTGTTCCAGAAGAAACCCGCCGCGGTCGTCACCCAGTCGACCGGCGGCACCGGCGGCTTCGGCTGCAACCACCACCTGCGCCAGAGCATGGTCCACCTCGACGCCATCGTCCTCGGACAGCCCGAAATGTACGTCGGCAATCTGTCGGCCGACAAGTTCGGCGAGGACGGCAGGGTCAGCGACTCAGGGCTGAAGAAGCTGATCGACGGCTTCGCCGACACCTTTGTCGCCTGGGTCGACAAGCAGGGCTGA